GCGCACCGCCGCGTTCACCTTCCGCGAGGGCCCGGTCTTCACCAACCTGCTGCTCGCCGACGAGATCAACCGGACCCCGCCGAAGACCCAGTCGGCGCTGCTGGAGGTGATGGAGGAACGGCAGGTGTCGGTGGAGGGCGCCCGGCGTCCGCTGCCCGACCCGTTCATCGTCGCCGCCACCCAGAACCCCGTCGAGTACGAGGGCACCTACCCGCTTCCCGAGGCGCAGCTGGACCGGTTCCTGCTCAAGCTCACCGTGCCGCTGCCCAACCGGGACGAGGAGCTAGGCGTGCTCCGCGCCCACCACGCCGGGTTCGACCCGCGGGACCTCACGGCGGCCGGCGTTCGGCCGGTGGCGAGCGCGGCCGACCTCGCCGCCGCCCGGGCCGCGGTCGGCCGGGTGCACGTGGCCGAGCCGCTCCTCGGCTACATCGTGGACCTGTGCCGGGCCACCCGCGGCACCCCCGCCCTGGAGCTCGGCGCCTCGCCGCGCGGCGCCACCGCCCTGCTCGGCACCGCGAAGGCGTGGGCCTGGCTGGCCGGCCGCGACCACGTGATCCCGGACGACGTGAAGGCGGTGGCCCGCCCGACCCTGCGGCACCGGCTGCGGCTGCGCCCCGAGGTCGAACTGGAGGGCGTGGGGGTCGACGCGGTGCTGGACACCGTGCTCGCCACCGTGCCGACGCCGCGATGACCTGGCGGGCGGCGCTGCTGCTGGCGGTCGGGGCGCTGACCCTGCCGCTGTGGCCGTCGCCGTTCGCCGGTGTGCTGGTGATGACCGGCGCGGTGCTGGCCCTGGTGCTGGTGGACCGCCTGCTGGCGGTCTCGCCCCGGGAGGTCGTCGCGGACCGTGAGGGCGACCGCGCGGTCCGGCTCGGCGGCAGCGCCACCGTCGCGCTCCGGCTCACCAACACCTCCGGGCGTACGCTGCGCGCCCAGGTGCGGGACGCGTGGGTGCCGTCGGCCGGCGCCCTCCCGGACACGCCGCCCCGGCAGCTGCTCACCGTCGAGCCGGGCGACTCGGTGCTGCTGCCCAGCCGGCTGACCCCCACCCGCCGGGGTGACCGGCCCGCCGTCGCGCTGACCGTACGCTCCTACGGGCCGCTGCGGCTCGCATTCCGTCAGCGCGCCGGGCGGCCGGCCATGCCACCGTGGACGCTGCGGGTGCTGCCCCGCTTCGACTCCCGCCGGCACCTGCCGGAGAAGCTGGCCCGGCTGCGGGTGATCGACGGCATCCAGGTCACCCGGGGGCGCGGGCAGGGCACCGAGTTCGACACGCTGCGCGAGTACGTGGTCGGCGACGACGTCCGGTCGATCGACTGGCGGGCCAGCGCCCGGCAGTCGGACGTGCTGGTGCGTACGTGGCGGCCGGAGCGGGACCGGCGGCTCGTGTGCGTACTCGACACCGGGCGCACCTCCGCCGTGCGCGTCGGCGACGAGCCCCGGCTGGATACCGCGATCGACGCGGCGCTGTTGCTCACCGCGTTGGCGTCCCGCGCGGGTGACCGGGTCGACCTGCTCGCCGCGGACACGGCGGTGCGGGCCACGGTCACCGGCACCGGTCGGCCGGCGCTGCTGCCCCGGCTGGTGCACGCGCTCGCCCCGCTCCAGCCGGCGATGGTGGAGACGGACTTCGAGCTGATCGCCGGTGAGGTGCTGCGCCGGCAGCGGCAGCGCAGCCTGGTGGTGCTCTTCACCGCCCTGGAGGCGGGTGCGCTCGGCGAGGGGTTGCTGCCGGTGCTGCCCCGGCTGGCGGCGCGTCACCGGGTGCTGATCGCGGCGACCCACGACCCGGTGCTGTCGGCGCTGACGACCCGCGCCCCGGCCCGGGTGGAGGACGCGTATGCGGCGGCGGCCGGATGGCGTGCGCTGGCCGAGCGGGACCGGGTCCGCGCCGCGCTGAGCCGGCACGGCGTCACCGTGGTCGACGCCCCGGCTGGCGCGCTGGCGACGACCCTCGCCGACGCCTACCTACGCCTGAAGTCCCGAGCCCAACTCTGACCCACCCTCGTTTCTCCTGGGCCGGTCGGGCCCCGGGTCGGGCTCGGGGGCGGCCGGGTGGGTGGCCTGGTGGCCCAGGACCAGGACGTACGCCAGGAAGGCCAGCCAGACCCCGGCGCCGATGCCGATGCGCAGCGCGACCGGCACCGGGGCCGGCGTCACGAACGCCTCGACCAGCGCGGAGACCGCGAAGAGCCCGACCAGGCCCAGGGCGACCAGGATCGCGGAGCGCCCCGCCCTC
This genomic stretch from Micromonospora krabiensis harbors:
- a CDS encoding DUF58 domain-containing protein; this encodes MTWRAALLLAVGALTLPLWPSPFAGVLVMTGAVLALVLVDRLLAVSPREVVADREGDRAVRLGGSATVALRLTNTSGRTLRAQVRDAWVPSAGALPDTPPRQLLTVEPGDSVLLPSRLTPTRRGDRPAVALTVRSYGPLRLAFRQRAGRPAMPPWTLRVLPRFDSRRHLPEKLARLRVIDGIQVTRGRGQGTEFDTLREYVVGDDVRSIDWRASARQSDVLVRTWRPERDRRLVCVLDTGRTSAVRVGDEPRLDTAIDAALLLTALASRAGDRVDLLAADTAVRATVTGTGRPALLPRLVHALAPLQPAMVETDFELIAGEVLRRQRQRSLVVLFTALEAGALGEGLLPVLPRLAARHRVLIAATHDPVLSALTTRAPARVEDAYAAAAGWRALAERDRVRAALSRHGVTVVDAPAGALATTLADAYLRLKSRAQL
- a CDS encoding AAA family ATPase → MPTTGPDDARAALHRLRTEVGKAVVGQDSVVTGLVIALLCRGHVLLEGVPGVAKTLLIRTVATALDLDSKRVQFTPDLMPGDVTGSLIFDPRTAAFTFREGPVFTNLLLADEINRTPPKTQSALLEVMEERQVSVEGARRPLPDPFIVAATQNPVEYEGTYPLPEAQLDRFLLKLTVPLPNRDEELGVLRAHHAGFDPRDLTAAGVRPVASAADLAAARAAVGRVHVAEPLLGYIVDLCRATRGTPALELGASPRGATALLGTAKAWAWLAGRDHVIPDDVKAVARPTLRHRLRLRPEVELEGVGVDAVLDTVLATVPTPR